From a region of the Phaeodactylum tricornutum CCAP 1055/1 chromosome 4, whole genome shotgun sequence genome:
- a CDS encoding predicted protein encodes MKRRLCCLELMRLGFVVSLTGAFMLPELPLNSMRACSICPLSPFANPTAVSARNSNPAHSSTSLNLLLDVPDGFFTITFPTLGILLSLSKNFARIRMEENAWEQRLAEARKERLRKDPTLTEIDLRRKEAAIEWSAYGKPRMEEEQLERDLKEIQRSRTRVMDRSEDEEDVVGTEREYCMTDEEIESFELEYGVEYDSYYDDPYSEEELPEGKFSLDRMYGDRVYDNGEIFYKDKESGLYYRQGAKPRNLSFWK; translated from the coding sequence ATGAAACGTCGTCTTTGTTGCTTAGAGCTTATGCGGTTGGGctttgttgtttcgttgacGGGGGCGTTTATGCTACCCGAATTGCCGCTGAACTCTATGAGAGCGTGCTCGATTTGCCCCCTCTCGCCATTTGCGAACCCGACGGCGGTGTCAGCACGGAACAGCAACCCAGCTCACTCTTCAACCTCATTGAATCTCCTACTTGACGTTCCAGATGGTTTTTTTACTATCACCTTTCCTACGCTGGGTATATTACTGAGCCTTTCAAAAAACTTCGCCCGTATTCGTATGGAAGAAAACGCATGGGAGCAACGTCTCGCTGAAGCCCGAAAAGAACGCTTGCGTAAAGATCCAACTCTAACCGAAATCGATCTACGACGTAAAGAAGCCGCCATAGAATGGAGTGCTTATGGAAAGCCTCgtatggaagaagaacaacTGGAACGAGACTTGAAGGAAATACAAAGAAGTCGAACACGCGTCATGGATCgttccgaagacgaagaagatgtgGTGGGAACGGAAAGAGAATATTGCATGACAGATGAGGAAATCGAATCGTTTGAGCTAGAATATGGTGTCGAGTATGATTCTTACTACGATGACCCGTATAGCGAAGAAGAGCTTCCAGAAGGAAAGTTTTCATTGGATCGAATGTACGGTGATCGTGTTTACGACAACGGCGAAATATTCTACAAAGACAAGGAGAGTGGACTCTACTATCGACAAGGCGCCAAACCTCGCAATCTAAGCTTTTGGAAGTAG
- a CDS encoding predicted protein — protein MIDEEEKLAKTSMTTSIDTSAANKPATESPEIESLLSPVRQKREWLENKFKEDFLANRPRLSPGHELVEARHKWLQEEARRNREAVIRLNDIEVSQDVLEAKKKWLTEDERIVQEMRVHVFSENPAGDGNVSGEPEVDFRAYSSKSERRDLPNDRETETSSNEDEREDNFEDWGNLLEKIFTDEMVFIDESADDYIEVAQSRAETLAPMPGGMPSYPLFVESDTSGISNKNHCVSESSDVRNERTTVECELFPGELAYPEKSRRDPEKTELSSGETANLAVLKAEKMTSAKKKDLESAESYLAIADKVYWESMALLDLTRGQMHASPAKLSKGEILLSTEKAGVDSNKIRVVEKEPLVPLNTDFGVVEARCLERCVIS, from the coding sequence ATGATCGACGAGGaggaaaagcttgccaagACCTCAATGACGACGTCCATTGATACCTCCGCAGCCAACAAACCAGCGACCGAATCGCCTGAAATCGAATCGTTACTGAGCCCCGTGCGACAGAAGAGAGAATGGCTAGAAAACAAGTTCAAGGAAGACTTTTTGGCGAATCGGCCACGACTTAGTCCGGGACATGAACTTGTGGAGGCCCGCCACAAATGGTTACAAGAAGAAGCCCGTCGGAATCGGGAAGCAGTTATACGCCTGAATGACATTGAAGTCTCGCAAGATGTcctggaagccaagaaaaagtGGCTTACTGAAGACGAACGGATCGTCCAGGAAATGCGTGTGCATGTGTTCTCCGAAAATCCAGCTGGAGATGGCAACGTTTCGGGTGAACCCGAAGTTGATTTTCGGGCGTATTCGTCTAAAAGTGAGCGACGGGATTTGCCCAATGATAGAGAGACAGAAACCAGCTCTAATGAGGACGAGCGCGAAGATAACTTTGAGGACTGGGGTAATCTGTTGGAAAAGATTTTTACCGACGAAATGGTCTTTATCGATGAGTCCGCCGATGATTATATTGAGGTAGCTCAATCGAGGGCGGAAACACTAGCTCCCATGCCAGGTGGCATGCCTTCATACCCACTTTTCGTTGAAAGCGACACGTCGGGAATCTCGAATAAAAATCATTGTGTTTCAGAAAGTTCAGATGTCCGCAACGAGCGGACGACAGTGGAATGCGAATTATTTCCGGGTGAATTGGCTTATCCCGAAAAATCGAGGCGGGATCCTGAAAAGACGGAGCTTTCGTCTGGAGAGACAGCTAATCTGGCAGTGCTCAAAGCCGAAAAGATGACATCTGCGAAGAAAAAAGACCTAGAGTCTGCTGAATCGTACTTAGCAATTGCCGATAAAGTCTACTGGGAAAGTATGGCACTTTTGGATCTCACTAGAGGTCAAATGCATGCCTCTCCCGCGAAATTGTCGAAAGGGGAAATTTTGTTGTCGACAGAAAAGGCAGGAGTGGATAGTAACAAGATTCGAGTTGTGGAAAAGGAACCCCTTGTTCCGCTCAACACGGACTTTGGAGTAGTGGAAGCGCGTTGTCTTGAACGTTGTGTCATTTCTTAG
- a CDS encoding predicted protein (Gene of unknown function that is upregulated under conditions of nitrate depletion.; Pt_47396, Gene of unknownn function), with product MSSSTPLSTNLPPPPTLGGYSKTRLDKVVHAIASTLADPQMRALSQRAVQGKVWHLQPAVSAMLSDLRGEEEQVRRSLLDRTSALVYKFHEQGLDATLARAGLTQDARVHAGSSLDQKETFDLFCLDAKERLYMTLKNYDWLKDFFRLYPLHFYENSFQFVDRIPTKKLKVKVKVVGLGIGGSVAVSGLAKSGIETVVGYEKRGEKGPRSVSSRYQNASWRAYDIAGKLVDEEAFQHLIENRQRINVKYDDGTEAIVSSDRVQIIIGSAIQSAIDSARRYGAELHFESPMDAFYSETKAKSSPAFDIVALFCGAHTSQMVPGMAKAMEVHEWPDLNSTCKMWLRVMPSDKLDSYCARGGEIGAEQWHYTIESARQNVEDMERIGYNLDSQYQYNLGKLAKGADIGMTKEQVEETYQQQKARLAEVMEIVKSGKSPGNRFDYVFTNAPHNEHNVAKHAAVKEQVVLDGGYTVEIKIASKSIVKDEELLDKFNTSLIVCGGDACVPPNPLAAYGATLACEAAGNLVQLAVGVGHLNSILEDMEAMQENVPEISYDWIQEVKDLKSLLIMYYEARSRSENYFQWVQTLICNMYSLPPKA from the coding sequence ATGTCCAGTAGCACTCCTTTGTCTACGAATCTTCCTCCGCCCCCTACGCTGGGTGGATACAGCAAAACGCGTCTGGACAAGGTCGTCCACGCCATTGCTTCTACATTGGCCGATCCCCAAATGCGCGCACTAAGTCAGCGCGCCGTACAGGGCAAAGTTTGGCACCTTCAGCCGGCCGTTTCGGCAATGCTTTCCGATCTGCGTGGCGAGGAAGAGCAAGTTCGGCGTTCCCTTCTGGATCGCACCAGTGCCCTCGTTTATAAGTTCCACGAGCAAGGCTTGGATGCGACTCTAGCTCGTGCCGGTCTCACACAGGATGCTCGAGTCCACGCGGGCTCGTCGTTGGATCAAAAGGAAACCTTCGACCTTTTCTGCCTCGATGCTAAGGAACGGTTGTACATGACTCTCAAGAACTATGATTGGCTGAAGGATTTCTTTCGACTCTATCCGCTCCACTTCTACGAAAACTCTTTCCAATTTGTGGATCGTATCCCCACCAAGAAACTAAAGGTCAAAGTCAAGGTTGTTGGCCTCGGTATTGGTGGATCCGTCGCCGTCAGTGGTCTCGCTAAGAGCGGTATCGAGACTGTGGTGGGATACGAAAAGCGTGGTGAAAAAGGGCCCCGCTCGGTTTCATCTCGATACCAAAACGCTTCGTGGCGAGCCTACGACATTGCGGGCAAGCTGGTAGATGAAGAGGCATTCCAGCATTTGATTGAAAATCGCCAGCGGATTAACGTCAAGTACGACGACGGAACCGAAGCCATCGTCTCCTCCGATAGAGTGCAGATTATCATTGGGAGTGCAATTCAATCGGCTATCGACTCGGCACGCCGGTACGGGGCAGAGCTACATTTCGAATCGCCCATGGACGCTTTTTATAGCGAAACCAAGGCAAAGTCCTCGCCAGCCTTCGATATCGTGGCCTTGTTTTGTGGGGCTCACACGTCTCAGATGGTTCCTGGCATGGCGAAAGCTATGGAAGTCCACGAATGGCCCGACCTGAACTCGACCTGTAAGATGTGGTTGCGCGTTATGCCTTCGGACAAACTCGATTCCTATTGTGCCCGTGGCGGAGAAATAGGTGCCGAGCAGTGGCACTACACCATCGAAAGTGCGCGTCAGAATGTGGAAGACATGGAGCGCATCGGGTACAACCTCGACTCTCAGTATCAGTATAATCTTGGCAAACTCGCCAAAGGAGCCGACATCGGCATGACTAAAGAGCAAGTGGAGGAGACTTACCAACAGCAAAAGGCTCGTCTCGCCGAAGTAATGGAAATTGTCAAGTCTGGCAAAAGTCCTGGCAACCGTTTCGACTACGTTTTTACTAACGCCCCGCACAACGAGCACAACGTTGCCAAACACGCTGCCGTCAAGGAGCAAGTCGTCCTCGATGGAGGGTACACGGTCGAGATTAAGATTGCTTCCAAGAGTATAGTCAAAGATGAGGAATTGCTGGACAAGTTTAATACGAGTTTGATTGTTTGTGGCGGTGACGCTTGCGTTCCACCAAATCCGTTAGCGGCCTACGGAGCTACATTGGCCTGCGAGGCAGCAGGCAATCTGGTACAGCTTGCGGTGGGCGTCGGGCATTTGAACTCAATTCTAGAGGATATGGAGGCCATGCAGGAAAATGTTCCAGAGATTTCGTACGATTGGATTCAAGAGGTCAAGGATCTCAAGTCTCTCTTGATTATGTATTACGAGGCTCGTTCGCGCTCCGAAAACTACTTTCAGTGGGTGCAGACTTTGATTTGCAACATGTATTCGTTACCGCCCAAAGCCTGA